The DNA sequence CGAGATTAATCTTAACGAAGAGCATGATTGTAGTCATGGTAATGAAAATTCTTGTAGATGAAGTGAGCCAACCATCTCGAGGATGCATAGAATAGTACTGCCAACAAAACGATGGTTGTTCTTGCAGCTGCCGACATCGCACCCTGCTTGACAGCAGCAACTATCCCAATTGAAGCCACAGAGGCAACTTGAAGGACAACTTCAAGAACATTGAGACCCTTGTATGCAACACTGCAACTGCGGCAGTTCACCACATGAGACCGGTACCTgaaaaagattgtaaaaatagtTTCTGTGACCTATTTCTCATAATGCAGACTAGTTTCAAGGACCATCATATGTAAGAATGAATGCACATGTATCAATCCGAGTGAGCACTTTCTAAAATCTTCTAAAGTTACCAAATTACAACCATAACTTCCAGTGTCCTCCAGTTTCAGCATTCAAGGTTGCAACAAGAAACAGGTTTAGCTTCTTGTGCAAAGATCTATGGAACTTTTGTAAAATACTtcaaaatttaagagaaaaagtAATCAATGCCCAATGTCAAATAACTTCATCACATTGGAGCAGGAATACACATCAGTAGTTGTATGAATTACCTATCCATCAGCTGTTCTCTTGGAGGAGTTGGCGGAAGATCCCCACTGTACTTGCCTCTCCAATCAACTTGACCTCCAGCATACCTGTTTAACCATTTTCTAAATCCAACCACAAGGGCATCTGACTTTGTTGGCACAAAACAAGCTTTCTGCCAATTGGTAGGACCAGCATCTATTATCTTCCGCTCCTATAGAAAGAGCTCAAGAGTCGGACGCCAAgattcaaatattataaaatgttaCTGAGTCTATAGAATTGTGATTGATGATCATGCATATAAAGAACTTCAGTCATGGCTAAATTCGTTATCCAGTCTGGAGACTTGGCTAAAGACTAGCGCTTtagtgggaaaagaaaaaaaaattacccatCCCAGAGGGTATATTGCAATTCTGTAGTGGAAAAGTGTAGTGATCAATTTCAATCCCATCAACTAAAAGCTTTCGAAAGACTGACTAGACCTTTACGGGTTGAGAAGGTCAGAAGTGAAGTCTCTATGCAGAGTCCAGAAAATAACCATAAAGAACTGTTGTTATGCAGCACAAGATAATCTGTTAAAGCAGATTGAAATGGGAAGGGATTTTCATGGCTACATGTTTCACCTACTACATATTTCTGTGAAAATAGAAACAAGAGATCAGCAGCTAAATTAGAAAGATCAAAGAAGCTATATGTTTTAACAAATGAAGAATCAAATGTGAACATCAGAAAGAAACACaagatttattgttgttttgtcAGGAACAAAGGGAAGAAAGCTCAAACAAACAATCCATCATGAAAACATAGGGCAATTGAAATGGACAAGCAGAAAAAAGTAGTGATGCATCATGAAAACAATCCATCACGACAACATAGAGGATGAAATTGGGAGGTTTTCGAGTATTGGATTAGGAGAGAACAAATTAGCTAGAAGGAGCTATGATGGTATGcagcagctctctctctctctctctctctctctctctctctctctctctctctctctgtggccaGTCGACTAGGTCCTAGTAACCTTCACTCTATCTGGAATTTGGATCATCATCTCAGAGAAAGCAGAATTCTATGTCTCATCTCATATACCCAAGGAATCACCCGTCAAGATGAAGATGTGATTCTGCAGtcaatctatttaaaaaaaaaaaaaaaaaaaaaagatttcagcAGTCAATCTACTGTAAAGCTTCAAGCATTTAAACCTATTTCAAAGAAGTTCTTAGGGGTTAGTTGCGTTAGGTAATTAAGTGGTGCTCAAGCCCATATGGAGTCCATAATTGCCACAATGCTACCAAGGTAATCATTGCATCTCTggaataaattgaaaaaaaagaacatgatAAGTTACAGAACAATCattgaaaaacattttattctaatatgtTGAGCCCACTGCAAATAAACATCGAGCTAGGTTGCTGTGAAAAAAGGTCAGGATGTAACTTTcttaaggggaaaaaaataggTGACCCTTTTGATCCAGTTGTAAAGGACAGGGTAGTAGTGGACTAACTCAAATCTTGCCAGTATAACAGAAAAGAAGAAGGGCATGTTTTTCCCCTGCgtgtttacttttttttcccaCTCTCATAAGACATGGGAAGTAAAACCccacatgttttcttttttagtagCAGAACTTTGGAATCTGTCAATATGGTTGATCTGGTGATCTTACAGTAATTTTGATAGTAACTGCGCAAAAGCAAAAGTCAAGTTTAATGGAAGATGCCAAATATCTAGATTGAAAATAACTTTGTAATAACATAAGAGATTGGAGTCACCTCAATGTGAAGAAGATATAAATCTGAATCTAAAATTAGGTTTTGTCCCACATGAAACATCCATCGTGGCACAACCTTATCAATCCAGAGGCCAAAGTTTCTTGGGAAGGCCCATATCAGTCTGCTATTACCTGGACTAACTGGAACACATATAAATACTAAAGAAGATTTCCGCTGCACTGAAGTTTTCTGCATCAACCAAAAATTACTTAAGTAAGAGTATGctaagaacacacacacacacaaaaaaaaaaaaaaagatattaaggATTAGACAAGATAGATCCCAACTTTTGTTGATCAGCATAATATGCAAGATTGATCGTTGTGACTTACTACCTTTTTGGTTCCAGCAGATGATTCAGATCCATTAGCTTGATCCACCATAGAGTCAGTATAAGCATAAAACACAAACACACAGGGGGGAAAAAACTTGCTTCTGCTCCTCTGCTCTTGATCTGCCTCAAACCCATTGATATCTAACCTTTCAATACTCAATTGAAGAGGTCTGCCCCCCTCTCTATCAGCCTTCACTGTGAAGGCAACTCATCTCAGTTATAAGTTAAGAGACCAGAACAAATTGAATGGAAATAAGGATTATCTGAAAATACTTATCTGTTTTTGGGTTGTTGCATTCGCATTATTCCATAATGCGCATATGGAACATGAGCAGGGTCCATAAGATTTTCTATTAATACCTCATAACTGAATGAAAAATTCATACTTACAGTCAGATTTTCTAAAGAGAATATTTAAAAGCATAACTGAAAAACCAATCCCCAATGAATACATGCACCGCTTCTAGTGAGAAATTCATTTGAAGAAACTCCAgatataattcaaaataaaaaggcaGGGAATTTTTTTAGATCaagtaagaaaattataatttctttcGACACTATTGgccaaaataaaaacagaaactACTAACAGTAAACATGTAAAAAACTTTTGTGCCTAGAAGTtctataacatataacagaaaACAGGCCAGATATGGTACAAAAGTAGCAACAATGAAGTCTCTATTTTATAGTAGAAAACAGGTTTAATTCAGAAGAGACGGAAAGACCATACCCATAAGGAATATCCCTATTTGCCATCAATTTGGTATAAGAAGGATCATCTATTTCTGAAATATAGGGTGGTTTTCTCTCCATAATAATATCTTTGTATTGAGGATCGGTGTTTGGCCAAAACCAAACAATGTCATTCTGCACAGTACTTGGATAAACCCCTACACATGCTTTCTTGAACGTGTGCACCTGCATAATTATTTGGAAAGGTTAATCACCATAAATGTTGCCtaataaatacaaatacttGGAATTGTAGTCTGTGCACTGCTTGAAAAAGTTCAGTTTCAACATTGTCATATTTAATTTCAACTAAATGATACAAGACTGACAATTTTATCCCGTCTTTCCATTGGTCGCATGCAAGGTTATCATATGTAGACATCTACAACATGCTACAACAATCCAAAAAATTGTAGACTCCAATGCCTgaacaattaattaaaaattttagattCCAATGCCAAAACAACAAAAGGAATCGCCAAGccaatttcttcatattttctttctttcaaattttaccTTTGAAAGGAATGGCTACAGCACCTGAAGAGAATAGTATCATTTGGGACACAATGATCCTTGTTCATGTGGTTGATTCTCAATTTTCGAGTGCTTTTAAGTAAACAATAAGAATGTGTGGCATGATAATGACTTGTCAACTTGTTTTAATTGGAAAACTAGCTTGCTGGTGCTCATAAGTGAGCTTTGTGGCCCTCCTCAATCCCATTCTAGAGTAATTGATATACTATATGGTTTTCAAACTTTGCAACCAGtaagaaaatttaatattatacttAAAAAAAGGGTTAACATTATACTCCATAGACACCTTGTTAGCAGAAGGAAAAAACAGTAACATGAatcctaattattttattctagtCTTTTGAAACAAGCCAattaattgtattttaatttttttcaacaatagTGACGCCAAGTGTTAATATCCTTTATCTTCTATTATGCAAAATTCTAAACTCAAGTTCCAAATGCTATTGTAAGGACTCCTGGATACACAATTGGCATAGCCTGTTCCTTATATCTATATgggaaaatataataataccGAACAACACTGTGATATAAGAGGTTAAAACCAGGGGGGACCTAGTCTGGAGTAGAAAGATCGTCGCTGTAAATTTCTAGAATTTATCTTTACATAAAATCTTAAACCTCTCAAGTCTTAAACATTCAAAAGATGGATGACAATATACAAAATGATGAAATAAGAGCATATGGATGTTCACATTTtatctttgttacaaataaTTAGACTTGTATTCATAGGCCTGTAGTTGTATGAGTAAGTGTTCAGCTTTCATCGATTAGGCTTGTTTGTGCTATGACTTGAGGCTTGGGATCAAGGAAAAGAGAAggcatacttgtagatgcaactaTTTCGATTATCCTAACATACTAGATCTGATTTCCTATCTTTATTCCAACTGATTATGCTGTGTAGTCAATGAAAAGGCATAGGTAAAGTATCTAAATTTGGAATCGTGTCACAGACCAATATTAGATACAACATCCCAATATGTTCAAAGAATAAGAAAACATCCAAAAGGATTTACACAATGTTGATCCCAAGTTCCCCACGCTTGAAGAATATTACCGGAGGGCCATCAGGAGGTGCTTGGGGGATAAACTTGCAGTCACCAGAGCCATTAAAACACCAACCATGGTAAACACATTGCAACCTGCCCCTCTGATCAATCCGTCCTTCAGACAGTGGGGCCAACCTATGAGGGCAGCTATCCTCAAACACTTTCCAAGCACACTCATTCCTATCCCACCACACAACCACATCAAGACCCATCACTTTTTTCGCATGTGGCACCCTTTTGTCCAGATCACAGACCGGCATAACTGGATACCACTGTGCATACCAATCAAATTTCTCATCTTTACTGCGTGTTTCAAGCTCTGAGTCAGGTGGGTTTTTGGTTTCTGTTGAATCCGTGGATGATATGGTGGTAAAAACCTTGAATTTAGGTTGGTTTGTACCAACTAAAGGGAACGATGAACGGGTTATTGGGCCGAAATGAAAATTCAGGAACATGGGTTTTCTGAATTGGGTTCTATCGAATGCAGTTCGAATGCTAAGTGAAGTAAGAGAGGAAGCTTTCATAGATTCCATGGCTACTGATTTCACAGCTCGAACCGGAGACGGTGAGAAATGTGGAGCTGTTAATGTTCACAAGTATGGAGAGATAGAGTCAAGTGTAAGTTCGTGGCCTGGCTCTGAATCCGTTGAGGTctaagaaagagtgaaaaactAGAAATCGAATGTACCATCTAAGTTGATTATCCATCTTAGTTGATTATCCCATAAGATGGATaatgcagtgtgagtgaatgggAAGGGATCTGAGTGTATGGCTCTGCTTGTGGCTTTGAAACCGAATTAACGGCATCAACAGAGAGCTCcgaacataataataataataataataataataatacataaaaGCATAGCCGCATAGTTTTATGATAATCTTCAGTAATTTTTGTTGATAACCTTCAATTTCTTTGCAAGAAGCTTCCGTCGTCAATGTCAATGTTGCAAGAAGCAGAATACATACAGAACTCAACTCGTGTCATTATATATCGTGTCATTATAGATGTGATTTCTCTTGGACAATTGGATTGACAATTTGCCTCGCCTCACCTCACCTCGCAGATTgggccccttttttttttttgttttttttactgTTGCTTCTCATTGCAACTCTAGCAAGAAATAGGACTATACAGGAACCGACGCCGCCGACCGCCACCGACGCCAACCGACTGCCACCGCAcggaaccggccgaaaccggTAGGGAACCGGTCGGCCGTCGGTGCTATTTATGTAAAACCGATGTCGGTCGGTTCGGCAGCGATTCACCTCCCTAAAAACTGCTGAACCAGCcgactatttatatttatatatttttttaaaaatatacttatctaaacggcgccgtttcactcaaaactgaagtgaaacggcgtcgttttatagcttagtattggaaaaaaaatttaaacgaacggcgccgttttaacTCTAGGGTTAACACAGCGCCGTTCCTCttcccttcgtcttcttcttcttcttctttgtatctctctctcaccagccgccgctcctctctctctctctcttcccttcgtcttcttcttcttcgtatttctctctctcaccagtcgccgctcctctctctctctctctctctctctctctctctctctctctctctctctctctctcccttcgtcttcttcttcttcttcttcgtatctctctctctcgccagcCACGCAGTCACCGTGGTCTTTCGCTCTCTCTCATGGCGCACACAGCCACCAACGACGCCGACGAACCGATCGGAGTTACGCCAAGACCGAGGACGACGGTTTCCTCCCCCTTCTCCGGCCGGTTTCGGTCGAGATTTTCATCAGTTTCACCCCATCGGTTCGGTCTCGGTTTTTGTCCAAAATCGAAACCAATATGTTGGTTTTCACCCCTAGCAAGAAATctttccacatttttttttatctataaatTCGTCATGTATTCCTCCAGAAAtgcatatttttaataatctagtttataaatttatattttttgtgcttaatagtaataataacaataagagtgattttaaatatagttttaaaatatgcaaatttattattttaattaataaaaaataaattctactaaaaaaattatctttttatgcatattcaaaatttgttcTATAAGAAAGTAAGAATGTTTATCTATAAATCAatttctcaataataataatattctattctctTTTGACTTTTCTCTATAAGAAAAAGCGGGTAAGGTGGAGTGAAAGTATTTCTTGTTCGTGGGGGTAAGTGAAGGAATGATCACTGGTCTCTAGGAACTAAGTGCAGTGGAAGGGATGGAGGAACTGGATGAACGATGGGACCAATTACTGCTTTCAGAAGAAGAAAACTTGGAGATTTATTTGGAAGCCAAACATATGGCAGATGTGGAAAAATAGGTGACAAAAGTGTAGTTAGAAAATTATTATCAGATTGAGTGATTGAGAAGGATGTGATAAGAGCTACTATgtggaaaatttgaaaagtggAGAAGACCTTTTTCCAAGACATTAGTCCAAACCTATTTGTTATCATGTTTGATAATCAATCAGATGGGAGAAGGAAGCTGGAGGGTAAACCATGGTTGTTTGATAATTGCTTGTTCTTATTGAAACCATTTGATGGATTAACACCTTCAAAGAAGATGTGCTTTGAATATGAAACTTTCTGAATTCAACTACATAATTTGCCAGTGATGTGTATGAACCGTGCAACTGGGAATCAGATTGCTGCATCTATTGGCTCTGTTAAGAATATTGATGTTAGTGAAGATGGAATTGGATGGGGCAATGTTCTTAGAGCTAAAGTAGAAATTGGTGTTAGGAAGCCATTAGCATGAGGTAGTATTGTTAATTTGATGGGGAAGAGGATGTGGGTTCCGATACAATATGAGAAACTACCAAGAGTATGCTTTGTATGTAGCAAGCTAGTTCATGGGCCATCTGGATGCAATGGAAAAGGTGAACGAAATATACATGACATTAATGAGAAAAGTCAATTCAGAGTTTGGCTTAGAGTGAGCTCAAATATGAGAAGAAGGAATGCTGTTAATTCTCATGTAGCAGATCATGGCAGCTCAACAAATAATGATCAAGAAACAAGTCCTGAAGGTTGGAGACAGGAGAATGCCAAGAAGACAACGGTGCAGATTGACGCACTACAAGCATGGAGGAACCTGGTGGAGGGAATATGGAATTCGAAAATCAAgaaagttcaaattttgaatttgaacatCCAAGATTGTAGAGGAACCTAGAAGAACGGAAGGATTACAACTCTAATTCTAATAGAGGgactttcaaaattttgaaagtaTTGGAAGATAAGGTTGAGGATGCGAGAAAGAAAAACATTTCGACAGTACAATAGATGGGCTCAATAATTGGT is a window from the Carya illinoinensis cultivar Pawnee chromosome 14, C.illinoinensisPawnee_v1, whole genome shotgun sequence genome containing:
- the LOC122295138 gene encoding protochlorophyllide-dependent translocon component 52, chloroplastic-like — protein: MESMKASSLTSLSIRTAFDRTQFRKPMFLNFHFGPITRSSFPLVGTNQPKFKVFTTISSTDSTETKNPPDSELETRSKDEKFDWYAQWYPVMPVCDLDKRVPHAKKVMGLDVVVWWDRNECAWKVFEDSCPHRLAPLSEGRIDQRGRLQCVYHGWCFNGSGDCKFIPQAPPDGPPVHTFKKACVGVYPSTVQNDIVWFWPNTDPQYKDIIMERKPPYISEIDDPSYTKLMANRDIPYGYEVLIENLMDPAHVPYAHYGIMRMQQPKNRVKADREGGRPLQLSIERLDINGFEADQEQRSRSKFFPPCVFVFYAYTDSMVDQANGSESSAGTKKKTSVQRKSSLVFICVPVSPGNSRLIWAFPRNFGLWIDKVVPRWMFHVGQNLILDSDLYLLHIEERKIIDAGPTNWQKACFVPTKSDALVVGFRKWLNRYAGGQVDWRGKYSGDLPPTPPREQLMDRYRSHVVNCRSCSVAYKGLNVLEVVLQVASVASIGIVAAVKQGAMSAAARTTIVLLAVLFYASSRWLAHFIYKNFHYHDYNHALR